The Neospora caninum Liverpool complete genome, chromosome X genome includes a region encoding these proteins:
- a CDS encoding Calmodulin long form, related, with protein MATVGATGSTSHGGGGPAASSPMGGGGNSPSAVGGAPGGGDETGAKGRGRSRGGTGSKSRRAARVELTEEQRKDIKEAFDLFDTDGTGSIDAKELKVALRALGFEPTKEEMKKLLNEIEKKRRGPDVVKMISSNNPNVAAAAVAACFRMLAGPTGVIGWKEMKKVAVELGEKLTDEELREMLNHASHSHNKGVVTEEDFLRILRA; from the exons ATGGCCACTGTCGGCGCCACAGGCAGCACCTCACACGGAGGAGGTGGACcagccgcctcttctccgatGGGAGGCGGCGGAAACAGTCCCTCTGCGGTTGGAGGGGCTCCTGGGGGTGGCGACGAGACAGGGGCGAAAGGCAGAGGCCGCAGCCGAGGTGGAACTGGATCAAAGAGTAGGAGAGCTGCCCGCGTGGAACTCACTGAAGAGCAACGGAAAGATATCAAAGAGGCATTTGATCTGTTCGACACGGATGGAACAGGCAGCATTGATGCGAAAGAGTTGAAGGTTGCTTTACGCGCACTCGGGTTCGAGCCCACCAAGGAGGAAATGAAGAAGTTGCTAAACGAGATCGAAAAGAAGCGACGTGGACCAGACGTCGTCAAAATGATATCCTCCAACAACCCAAATGTAGCAGCGGCCGCTGTAGCAGCCT GCTTCCGCATGTTAGCCGGACCCACGGGCGTCATTGGGTGGaaagagatgaagaaggtGGCAGTTGAACTAGGAGAGAAGCTCACAGACGAAGAGTTGCGAGAGATGCTCAACCACGCTTCACACTCACACAACAAGGGGGTCGTGACCGAAGAAGATTTTCTTCGCATCCTTCGAGCTTGA